The following are encoded in a window of Alkalidesulfovibrio alkalitolerans DSM 16529 genomic DNA:
- a CDS encoding methyl-accepting chemotaxis protein codes for MNFIQRSLGAKVLVLTSALTILAFTGLFLANSHWQRQGIMHEIERGAARTAKLVQMAIDEPMRKGNDAETTRQFQILASEFDNLTISVTNWDGNVTYSTREDFRRRDLPEVQNSNVARALKESLENIVNIGRIIDFEGKPYFMEVESIPNEPRCYHCHGRSKPILGSLVILQNLEEEMGALSSVQRQSGLISLAGLVLLLGALLLFMRNAVVRRIQVIAKFSERVSAGELDVCFDVGGKDELSNLCTYLTTMIQRMKDQLEYNKGILDGIIIPLFVTDKDSRLDVANVPLRNILGKSEDKVLGKTIADIFGRENDCTAEVLGQGRSVNGVIRYARADGVTFPLHYEISPLRDSAGKVVGAIGVMIDLTQEELDKGRIEAQRKNLLEVAEQVTTVARELTSASAVLSTQMDDLTRGVDGTADSTAQVATAMEEMNATVLEVAQNAGQTAEAAEKANSVAQAGGNRVSETVATTREVARTAGELATTLNSLAAKAEDIGRVLSVITDIADQTNLLALNAAIEAARAGDAGRGFAVVADEVRKLAEKTMSATKEVGQVIADIQQVSGAAVSEMGLTRERVEKATGMVEESGNVLMEIIRQSEAIADMVRNIATASEQQSATSEEINTNVTTINTNSQDISRQIQEANARIQDVARMAANLSGLVEKFKN; via the coding sequence ATGAATTTCATTCAACGCTCCCTGGGCGCCAAAGTACTTGTCCTCACCTCGGCCCTGACCATACTGGCCTTCACCGGCCTCTTCCTGGCCAACTCGCACTGGCAGCGCCAGGGCATCATGCACGAGATCGAACGCGGCGCGGCCCGCACCGCCAAGCTCGTGCAGATGGCCATCGACGAGCCCATGCGCAAGGGCAACGACGCCGAAACCACGCGGCAGTTCCAGATCCTGGCCTCGGAGTTCGACAACCTGACCATCTCCGTGACCAACTGGGACGGCAACGTGACCTACAGCACGCGCGAGGATTTCCGCCGCCGCGACCTGCCCGAGGTCCAGAACAGCAACGTCGCCAGAGCCCTGAAGGAGAGTCTGGAAAACATCGTCAACATCGGCAGGATCATCGACTTCGAGGGCAAGCCCTATTTCATGGAGGTCGAGTCCATCCCCAACGAGCCGCGCTGCTACCACTGCCACGGCCGCAGCAAGCCGATCCTGGGCTCCTTGGTCATCCTGCAGAACCTTGAAGAGGAAATGGGCGCGCTCTCCTCGGTACAGCGGCAAAGCGGCCTGATCTCCCTGGCCGGACTCGTGCTCCTGCTCGGCGCGTTGCTGCTCTTCATGCGCAACGCCGTGGTACGGCGCATCCAGGTCATCGCCAAATTCTCTGAGCGGGTCAGCGCGGGCGAACTCGACGTCTGCTTCGACGTGGGCGGCAAGGACGAGCTCTCGAACCTGTGCACCTACCTGACGACCATGATCCAGCGCATGAAGGATCAGCTCGAATACAACAAAGGCATCCTCGACGGCATCATCATCCCGCTCTTCGTCACGGACAAAGACAGCCGCCTCGACGTGGCCAACGTGCCGCTTAGAAACATCCTGGGCAAGTCCGAGGACAAGGTGCTCGGCAAGACCATCGCCGACATCTTCGGCCGCGAGAACGACTGCACGGCCGAAGTGCTCGGCCAAGGCCGCTCGGTCAACGGCGTGATCCGCTATGCCCGCGCCGACGGCGTGACCTTCCCCCTGCACTATGAAATCTCGCCGCTACGCGATTCCGCCGGAAAGGTCGTGGGCGCCATCGGCGTGATGATCGACCTGACGCAGGAGGAACTGGACAAGGGCCGCATCGAAGCCCAGCGCAAGAACCTCCTGGAAGTCGCGGAACAGGTGACCACCGTGGCCCGCGAGTTGACATCCGCCTCCGCGGTCCTCTCCACCCAGATGGACGACCTCACACGCGGCGTGGACGGCACGGCCGACAGCACCGCCCAGGTGGCCACGGCCATGGAAGAAATGAACGCCACCGTGCTCGAAGTGGCCCAAAACGCCGGGCAGACCGCCGAGGCGGCCGAAAAGGCCAACTCCGTGGCCCAAGCGGGCGGCAATCGGGTCTCCGAGACCGTCGCCACGACGCGCGAGGTGGCCCGCACGGCGGGTGAGCTGGCCACGACGCTGAACAGCCTCGCGGCCAAGGCCGAGGACATCGGTCGGGTGCTCTCGGTCATCACCGACATCGCGGACCAGACGAACCTTTTGGCGCTCAACGCCGCCATCGAGGCCGCGCGCGCGGGCGACGCGGGCCGGGGCTTCGCCGTGGTCGCGGACGAGGTCAGGAAGCTCGCCGAGAAGACCATGTCCGCGACCAAGGAAGTCGGCCAGGTCATCGCCGACATCCAGCAGGTCAGCGGCGCGGCAGTGAGCGAGATGGGCCTGACGCGAGAGCGCGTGGAGAAGGCCACCGGCATGGTCGAGGAGTCCGGCAACGTACTCATGGAGATCATCCGCCAATCCGAGGCCATCGCCGACATGGTGCGCAACATCGCCACGGCCTCGGAGCAGCAGTCCGCCACGAGCGAGGAGATCAACACCAACGTCACGACCATCAACACGAACTCGCAGGACATCTCGCGCCAGATTCAGGAAGCCAACGCGCGCATCCAGGACGTGGCCCGCATGGCCGCGAACCTGAGCGGCCTGGTGGAGAAGTTCAAGAACTGA
- a CDS encoding cytochrome c family protein, with protein sequence MNTRVLALALSAVLILVLGADCRAQTPTYVGTEACGACHPQEHENFTKYSKKAKSWRSVAVMARGLTPEELKECYACHTTGYGQPGGFESYDKTPHLSDAGCEVCHGPGSLHAEFGDPGLITRRMHMRDCESCHNAERVEAFNFKPLIYGGAH encoded by the coding sequence GTGAACACCCGCGTCTTGGCTCTCGCCTTGTCCGCCGTGCTCATCCTCGTTCTCGGCGCGGACTGCCGCGCCCAAACGCCGACCTACGTGGGAACCGAGGCCTGCGGGGCCTGTCATCCCCAGGAACACGAGAACTTCACAAAATACTCCAAGAAGGCCAAATCGTGGCGAAGCGTGGCCGTCATGGCCCGCGGCCTCACTCCCGAGGAACTCAAGGAGTGCTACGCCTGCCACACCACGGGCTACGGCCAGCCTGGCGGCTTCGAAAGTTACGACAAAACGCCTCACCTCTCCGACGCGGGATGCGAGGTCTGCCACGGCCCGGGCAGCCTGCACGCCGAATTCGGCGACCCGGGGCTCATCACCCGCCGCATGCACATGCGCGACTGCGAATCCTGCCACAACGCCGAGCGCGTCGAGGCCTTCAACTTCAAGCCGCTGATCTACGGCGGGGCGCACTAG
- a CDS encoding AIR synthase-related protein codes for MLVRIHVGLKAHVIDTPGQKAAAAARNALKLPVAAARIVKVFTVEGLSGEEATLAMERGALHDPVLHEVSLAPLARDFDWLIEVGFRPGVTDNEGRTARETLAVVLGLSPERAAKLAVYTSTQYLLKGSLTREQTTHLATDMLANELIQRFEIRSAAEGADIAPRGAEVAAKAVEEVAVVDLAAMSDEELMAFSRANTLALSLDEMHAIRDHYARPEVAAARKEHGLPEKPTDAEVEVLAQTWSEHCKHKIFNARIDYRDEDTGASETVDSLFSTCIAGSTRDIRAAKGADDLCLSVFKDNAGVFRFTEDTAACVKMETHNSPSALDPYGGALTGIVGVNRDPMGTGMGAELICNTDVFCFASPFHEGELPPRLLHPRRVLEGVREGVEHGGNKSGVPTVNGSIVFDERFLGKPLVYCGTLGLMPTMLHGRPAYEKYHKPGDAVVMVGGRIGKDGIHGATFSSEELHEGSPATAVQIGDPITQRRMYDFLMRARDLGLYSAITDNGAGGLSSSVGEMAEATGGARLDLSKAPLKYPGLRPWEVLLSEAQERMSLAVPPKTLDEFLRLADEMGVEASVLGEFTDSGYFHVTWGETPVALLDMEFLHDGVPQMELSAVWQAPRVEMPALPEVADHGALLRSMLGRLNVCSKEYVVRQYDHEVQGGSVVKPFVGVKLDGPADAGVIRPVLGIERGLAVSHGICPKFSDYDTYWMMAGAMDEAVRNAVAVGADPDLMVGVDNFCWCDPVKSEKTPDGEYKLAQLVRACRALAHFSRAFGVPCISGKDSMKNDYTGGGAKISIPPTVLFSVVGIVPDVRRCLTSDFKRPGERVYLLGLTHDELFGTELAQELSLRGGRAPEVEALSAQARYRALFAAAQAGLVSACHDCSDGGLGVALAEMAIGGRLGADIDLSAVPLAGDGLHPLALLYAESHSRLVCTVPEDKSKDFERAFAGQRLGCIGQTAAHGELRLANAGKTLLAEPVENLAQAFRATLAW; via the coding sequence ATGCTTGTGCGCATCCATGTCGGCCTGAAGGCCCACGTCATCGACACCCCGGGCCAGAAGGCCGCGGCGGCCGCGCGAAACGCCCTCAAGCTGCCGGTCGCGGCCGCGCGCATCGTCAAGGTCTTCACCGTGGAGGGGCTTTCCGGGGAGGAGGCCACGCTCGCCATGGAGCGCGGCGCACTGCACGACCCGGTGTTGCACGAAGTCTCCCTCGCGCCGCTGGCGCGCGATTTCGACTGGCTGATCGAGGTGGGCTTCCGGCCCGGCGTGACCGACAACGAGGGCCGCACCGCGCGCGAGACCCTGGCCGTGGTCCTGGGGCTTTCGCCCGAGCGGGCCGCGAAGCTGGCCGTGTACACCTCGACGCAGTATCTCCTGAAGGGGAGCCTCACGCGCGAGCAGACCACCCATCTGGCCACGGACATGCTGGCCAACGAACTCATCCAGCGCTTCGAGATCAGGAGCGCGGCCGAGGGCGCGGACATCGCGCCGCGCGGCGCGGAGGTCGCGGCAAAGGCCGTGGAGGAAGTCGCGGTCGTGGACCTCGCGGCCATGAGCGACGAGGAGTTGATGGCCTTCTCGCGCGCCAACACCCTGGCCCTGAGCCTGGACGAGATGCACGCCATCCGCGACCATTACGCGCGTCCCGAGGTCGCGGCCGCGCGCAAGGAGCACGGCCTGCCCGAAAAACCCACCGACGCCGAGGTCGAGGTCCTGGCCCAGACCTGGTCCGAGCACTGCAAGCACAAGATTTTCAACGCCCGCATCGACTACCGCGACGAGGACACTGGCGCGTCCGAGACCGTGGACAGCCTCTTTTCCACCTGCATCGCGGGCTCCACGCGCGACATCCGTGCGGCCAAGGGCGCGGACGACCTGTGCCTCTCGGTCTTCAAGGACAACGCGGGCGTCTTCCGGTTCACCGAGGACACGGCCGCCTGCGTGAAGATGGAGACCCACAACTCCCCTTCGGCCCTGGACCCCTACGGCGGCGCGCTGACCGGCATCGTGGGCGTGAACCGCGATCCCATGGGCACGGGCATGGGCGCGGAACTCATCTGCAACACCGACGTCTTCTGCTTCGCCTCGCCCTTCCATGAAGGCGAACTGCCGCCCAGGCTCCTGCACCCGCGGCGGGTGCTCGAAGGCGTGCGCGAGGGCGTGGAGCACGGCGGCAACAAGTCCGGCGTGCCCACGGTCAACGGCTCCATCGTCTTCGACGAGCGCTTCCTGGGCAAGCCCCTGGTCTACTGCGGCACGCTTGGCCTGATGCCCACCATGCTGCACGGCCGCCCGGCCTACGAGAAATACCACAAGCCCGGCGACGCCGTGGTCATGGTCGGCGGCCGCATCGGCAAGGACGGCATCCACGGCGCGACCTTTTCCTCAGAGGAACTGCACGAGGGCTCGCCCGCCACGGCCGTGCAGATCGGCGACCCCATCACCCAGCGCCGCATGTACGACTTCCTCATGCGCGCCCGCGACCTGGGCCTTTACAGCGCCATCACCGACAACGGCGCGGGCGGCCTGTCCTCGTCCGTGGGCGAGATGGCCGAGGCCACGGGCGGCGCGCGCCTGGACCTCTCCAAGGCTCCGCTCAAGTACCCCGGCCTCAGGCCCTGGGAGGTGCTCCTCTCCGAAGCCCAGGAGCGCATGTCCCTGGCCGTGCCGCCAAAGACCCTGGACGAGTTCCTGCGCCTGGCGGACGAGATGGGCGTCGAGGCCTCGGTCTTGGGCGAGTTCACGGACAGCGGCTATTTCCACGTGACCTGGGGCGAGACGCCCGTGGCCCTTTTGGACATGGAGTTTTTGCACGACGGCGTGCCCCAGATGGAACTTTCCGCCGTATGGCAGGCCCCGCGCGTGGAGATGCCCGCCCTGCCGGAAGTCGCGGACCACGGCGCGCTGCTTCGCTCCATGCTCGGCCGCCTCAACGTCTGCTCCAAGGAATACGTGGTGCGGCAGTACGACCATGAGGTCCAGGGCGGCAGCGTGGTCAAGCCCTTCGTGGGCGTGAAGCTCGACGGCCCGGCCGACGCGGGCGTGATCCGGCCGGTGCTCGGCATCGAGCGCGGACTGGCCGTGTCGCACGGCATCTGCCCCAAGTTCAGCGACTACGACACCTACTGGATGATGGCCGGGGCCATGGACGAGGCCGTGCGCAACGCCGTGGCCGTGGGCGCGGACCCGGACCTGATGGTGGGCGTGGACAACTTCTGCTGGTGCGACCCGGTCAAGTCCGAAAAGACGCCCGACGGCGAATACAAGCTGGCCCAGCTCGTGCGCGCCTGCCGCGCCCTGGCCCACTTCAGCCGGGCCTTCGGCGTGCCCTGCATCTCGGGCAAGGACTCCATGAAGAACGACTACACCGGCGGCGGGGCCAAGATATCCATTCCGCCCACGGTGCTCTTCTCCGTGGTGGGCATCGTGCCCGACGTGCGGCGCTGCCTGACCTCGGACTTCAAGCGGCCGGGCGAGCGCGTCTACCTGCTGGGCCTGACCCACGACGAACTCTTCGGCACGGAACTGGCCCAGGAGCTCTCGCTTCGCGGCGGACGCGCCCCCGAGGTCGAGGCCCTCTCGGCCCAGGCCCGCTACCGCGCGCTCTTCGCCGCGGCCCAGGCAGGGCTCGTCAGCGCCTGCCACGACTGCTCGGACGGCGGCCTTGGCGTGGCCCTGGCCGAGATGGCAATCGGCGGCCGCCTGGGCGCGGACATCGACCTCTCGGCCGTTCCCCTGGCAGGAGACGGCTTGCATCCCCTGGCGCTTCTCTACGCCGAATCCCACAGCCGCCTCGTGTGCACCGTGCCCGAAGACAAGTCAAAGGACTTCGAGCGCGCCTTCGCGGGCCAGCGCCTGGGATGCATAGGCCAGACGGCCGCGCACGGCGAACTGCGCCTGGCGAATGCGGGCAAAACGCTTCTCGCCGAGCCTGTGGAGAATCTGGCCCAGGCGTTTCGCGCCACGCTCGCCTGGTAG
- a CDS encoding HDOD domain-containing protein: MSDVIASLNECLKATFTPVTSRLIREVVKEQPEFEAIAETLGMDPALSAMVLSLVNSPYYGVSQRCTDLKRAAVVLGTQELLKLALTISFQKALMPKRPQKDANSELYVSWRVLVWAAIAAELICERLAPREATRAYLCAMFKDLSLMLLRCAWPERFEPRGEYCLLTERPDEEERVLGMPHGALTQLLLAQLNIPLELCDGIRHHHDIDRLDEHDPYCQSIILATRWSELEHGARPDPLALLHFELTLRTHLEMSDAEIETLRRRCVERFRSMLSTLGIGEAPPDERHYQNSLQEMQRAYFLAVEIQLADGGLKAVAVSIFRHLRLAFGLSDADIWLLAPEGETRSLFTFRDGMLVSAAHGLTLDKPVVWDLGGDIHRLLADGREIGGLRIARDAKPRADASGFALYLRFLSKAFDNYLGRKAVLERKALLLDQLPLGVAHADNRGRLLGCNARFREILAPIPAGKGTAVSDLLHEALGVGNEPGWMEFPASDRQTISRIFCATLPQGAVRHRCLYLSAHKVRTPREAEIVFLLEDVTEISELEMQALKELNFMEALVASMRDVVLTVDARGTVTFASPHLSEKIAGKNLFTISKPTGAYTGKWDASVLGHLHAPVEAMLMADDPNPLALELVFSPLGGEEARSHLVVGRDLTAVRRLEEKLKVQAMYDGLTGLLNHTQFQAVLERETQRAHRTARTMGLVFLDLDGFKAINDNDGHQAGDAILREMGHILRQGTRKGMDFPCRYGGDEFGVIFTEITPKQLAQLAGRLDKMVRDAFGGRVGFSGGVALLKPGETAASLLLRADRAAYKAKSEGGRRLALAD; the protein is encoded by the coding sequence ATGAGCGACGTCATCGCCTCGCTGAATGAATGCCTGAAGGCCACCTTCACGCCGGTCACCTCCCGGCTCATCCGTGAGGTGGTCAAGGAGCAGCCCGAATTCGAGGCCATCGCCGAGACCCTCGGCATGGACCCTGCGCTTTCGGCCATGGTCCTCTCGCTCGTCAACTCCCCCTACTACGGCGTTTCGCAACGCTGCACGGACCTAAAGCGCGCCGCCGTGGTCCTGGGCACGCAGGAATTGCTCAAGCTCGCCCTGACCATCTCCTTCCAAAAGGCCCTGATGCCCAAGCGCCCCCAGAAGGACGCGAACAGCGAGCTTTACGTTTCCTGGCGCGTGCTCGTCTGGGCGGCCATCGCCGCTGAACTGATCTGCGAGCGTCTGGCGCCGAGGGAAGCTACTCGGGCCTATCTGTGCGCCATGTTCAAGGACCTCTCCCTCATGCTTCTTCGCTGCGCCTGGCCCGAGCGCTTCGAGCCCAGGGGCGAGTACTGCCTCCTGACCGAAAGGCCCGACGAGGAGGAGCGGGTGCTCGGCATGCCGCACGGCGCGCTCACGCAACTCCTCCTGGCGCAGCTCAACATCCCCCTGGAATTGTGCGACGGCATCCGCCACCATCACGACATCGACCGCCTCGACGAGCACGATCCCTATTGCCAGTCCATCATCCTGGCCACGCGCTGGTCAGAACTCGAGCACGGCGCACGGCCCGACCCGCTCGCCCTTTTGCATTTCGAACTCACCCTGCGCACGCATCTGGAAATGAGCGACGCCGAGATCGAGACCCTGCGCCGACGCTGCGTGGAACGTTTCCGTTCCATGCTCTCCACACTTGGCATTGGCGAGGCCCCGCCCGACGAGCGCCACTACCAGAATTCGTTGCAGGAGATGCAGCGGGCCTATTTCCTGGCCGTTGAGATACAGCTCGCCGATGGCGGCCTGAAGGCCGTGGCCGTGAGCATCTTTCGCCACCTGCGCCTGGCCTTCGGTCTTTCCGACGCCGACATCTGGCTGCTCGCGCCCGAAGGCGAGACGCGCAGCCTGTTCACCTTCCGCGACGGCATGCTCGTCAGCGCGGCCCACGGACTGACGCTGGACAAGCCCGTGGTCTGGGACCTCGGCGGCGATATCCACCGCCTCCTCGCGGACGGCCGCGAGATAGGAGGCCTGCGCATCGCACGGGATGCAAAGCCGCGCGCCGACGCCTCGGGCTTCGCGCTCTACCTGCGCTTCCTCTCCAAGGCCTTCGACAACTACCTCGGACGCAAGGCCGTGCTCGAACGAAAGGCCCTGCTGCTCGACCAGCTTCCCCTGGGCGTGGCCCACGCGGACAACCGGGGCAGGCTGCTTGGCTGCAACGCGCGCTTCCGTGAGATCCTGGCGCCGATTCCGGCGGGCAAGGGCACGGCCGTCTCCGATCTGCTCCACGAGGCCCTGGGCGTGGGCAACGAGCCCGGCTGGATGGAATTTCCCGCCAGCGATCGCCAGACCATTTCGCGCATCTTCTGCGCCACCCTGCCCCAGGGCGCAGTGCGGCACCGCTGTCTCTATCTCTCGGCACACAAGGTGCGCACGCCCCGCGAGGCCGAGATCGTCTTTTTGCTGGAGGACGTGACCGAAATATCGGAGCTGGAGATGCAGGCCCTCAAGGAGCTGAACTTCATGGAGGCCCTCGTCGCCTCCATGCGCGACGTGGTGCTCACGGTGGACGCCAGGGGAACCGTGACGTTCGCCTCGCCGCACCTCTCCGAGAAAATCGCGGGCAAGAACCTCTTCACCATCTCCAAGCCCACCGGAGCCTACACAGGCAAATGGGACGCCTCGGTGCTCGGGCACCTGCACGCGCCGGTGGAGGCCATGCTCATGGCCGACGACCCGAACCCGCTGGCGCTGGAGCTGGTCTTCTCGCCCCTGGGCGGCGAGGAGGCGCGAAGCCACCTCGTGGTCGGCCGCGACCTGACCGCCGTGCGCCGCCTGGAAGAGAAGCTCAAGGTCCAGGCCATGTACGACGGCCTGACCGGACTGCTCAACCACACCCAGTTCCAGGCCGTGCTCGAACGCGAGACGCAACGTGCGCATCGCACCGCGCGCACCATGGGTCTCGTCTTTTTGGACCTCGACGGCTTCAAAGCCATCAACGACAACGACGGGCACCAGGCGGGCGACGCCATCCTGCGCGAGATGGGGCACATCCTGCGCCAGGGCACGCGCAAGGGCATGGACTTCCCCTGCCGCTACGGCGGCGACGAGTTCGGCGTGATCTTCACCGAGATCACGCCCAAGCAACTCGCCCAACTCGCGGGCCGCCTGGACAAGATGGTCCGCGACGCCTTCGGGGGGCGCGTGGGCTTTTCCGGCGGTGTGGCCCTGCTCAAGCCTGGCGAAACGGCCGCAAGTCTACTGCTGCGCGCGGACCGCGCGGCCTACAAGGCCAAGTCCGAGGGTGGACGCAGGCTCGCGCTCGCGGACTGA
- a CDS encoding polyprenyl synthetase family protein: protein MTPHADLLARELAGIETFLRQETDRLHPLVRPVAAHVLGAGGKRFRPMLCVLMARLLGHQGENVYPLAASLEMLHSATLLHDDILDGANLRRGKEAAHIAFSRSEAILAGDALLALANRLVAEYGLPRLVVVLSEAVLRTAVGEIQEIAAAREHDLDDAGYMEIITGKTAYLIQASSSSGAILADASAAAEARAESFGLNLGIAFQLVDDALDYTSPSEISGKPAGSDLREGKLTLPLLLLLESLPQSERDALRLRIKGNALSEAEIEGLVSRIRDEGFAEATRQRAADYVDKAREALDGLPKGWAADVLAQSLHYVLARKK, encoded by the coding sequence ATGACCCCCCACGCCGACCTTTTGGCCCGTGAACTCGCGGGCATAGAGACCTTCCTCCGCCAGGAGACCGACCGCCTCCATCCGCTCGTCCGGCCGGTGGCGGCTCACGTCCTTGGTGCGGGCGGCAAACGCTTCCGTCCCATGCTCTGCGTGCTCATGGCCCGCCTGCTGGGACACCAGGGCGAGAACGTCTACCCCCTGGCGGCGTCCCTGGAGATGCTGCACTCGGCCACGCTTTTGCACGACGACATCCTGGACGGCGCGAACTTGCGGCGTGGCAAGGAGGCGGCCCACATCGCCTTCTCGCGTTCCGAGGCCATCCTCGCGGGCGACGCGCTGCTGGCCCTGGCCAACCGGCTGGTGGCCGAATACGGCCTGCCGCGCCTCGTGGTCGTGCTCTCCGAAGCGGTCTTGCGCACTGCGGTGGGCGAGATCCAGGAGATCGCGGCCGCGCGTGAGCACGATCTCGACGACGCAGGCTACATGGAGATCATCACCGGCAAGACCGCCTACCTCATCCAGGCATCGTCGAGTTCCGGAGCCATCCTGGCCGACGCTTCAGCGGCCGCCGAGGCGCGCGCCGAAAGCTTTGGCCTGAACTTGGGCATCGCCTTCCAACTCGTGGACGACGCCCTGGACTACACCTCGCCTTCCGAGATCAGCGGCAAGCCCGCCGGGTCCGACCTCAGGGAAGGCAAGCTCACGCTGCCCCTGCTGTTGCTGCTCGAATCGCTGCCCCAGTCCGAGCGCGACGCCCTGCGTCTCCGCATCAAAGGCAACGCCCTGTCCGAGGCCGAGATCGAAGGTCTCGTCTCGCGCATCCGAGACGAAGGCTTCGCCGAGGCCACGCGGCAGCGCGCCGCCGACTACGTGGACAAGGCCCGCGAGGCCCTGGACGGCCTGCCCAAGGGCTGGGCCGCCGACGTCCTGGCGCAGTCCCTGCACTACGTCCTCGCCCGCAAAAAATAA
- the mqnB gene encoding futalosine hydrolase: MTPASRPQACGRSDPAARFRHDEAPLLVACATRREMAAALRLGDATAAPGQGEVVLAPVHGRECLLLVTGVGPVSAAAHLGLALGRENPSGVLCLGVAGTFDPRVASIGDAAVLNQAVFADYGLFGENGVDPRGIGLPQGFLGGQPVFDRLGLDPDAASERLALSVPDDWPRLCGLTVSAASGTSARATAMARHGAILESMEGFALAYAAAQAGVPFLEVRTVSNLVGSRAAHDWDLDGALDALAVACDRLFAGPAADHAS; the protein is encoded by the coding sequence GTGACGCCCGCATCCCGACCCCAGGCGTGCGGCCGGAGCGATCCGGCCGCACGTTTCCGACACGACGAAGCGCCCCTGCTCGTGGCCTGCGCCACTCGGCGCGAGATGGCGGCCGCCCTGCGCCTTGGCGACGCTACTGCCGCGCCCGGACAGGGCGAGGTTGTCCTGGCCCCGGTCCACGGGCGGGAGTGCCTGCTCCTGGTTACGGGCGTGGGGCCGGTGAGCGCGGCCGCGCACCTCGGACTGGCCCTTGGCCGCGAGAACCCCTCGGGCGTCCTGTGCCTGGGAGTGGCAGGAACCTTCGATCCGCGCGTCGCGTCCATCGGCGACGCAGCCGTGCTCAACCAGGCGGTCTTCGCCGACTACGGACTCTTCGGCGAGAACGGCGTCGATCCGCGCGGCATCGGCCTGCCCCAGGGATTTCTTGGTGGCCAGCCCGTCTTCGACCGCCTGGGCCTCGATCCAGACGCCGCGAGCGAGCGGCTGGCGTTGTCCGTGCCGGACGACTGGCCGCGCCTGTGCGGGCTCACGGTCTCTGCGGCCAGCGGCACGTCCGCCCGCGCCACTGCCATGGCCCGCCACGGCGCAATCCTCGAATCCATGGAAGGCTTCGCCCTGGCCTACGCTGCCGCGCAGGCGGGCGTTCCCTTCCTGGAGGTGCGCACCGTCTCGAACCTCGTGGGCTCGCGCGCGGCCCACGACTGGGACCTTGACGGCGCGCTTGACGCCCTGGCCGTGGCCTGCGATCGCCTGTTCGCCGGACCGGCGGCTGACCATGCCTCCTGA